The DNA window CGACGGTCTTTCCTTCGAGCCTGGAACCCATGTTCGGCCTCCCTGATGGGATTGTAACGATTTATTCGAACAACCGGTATAAGAAACCATCCGGACAATTCTGTCAAGATGTGTCTCTGCATGGGCTCACCCGGCGCCGGCTATACGCGCGCACGCCGAATCGAAAGACGCCGACGGAGGCTTCGGCTCAGATCTTGTAGGCCTCGACCGCCGACTCGAGTGCCGCGAGATCACACTTGCCATCGGCGAAACCGTTGAACAATGTCGCGCAGTAGGTCTTGGACAGGAATTTCGCATCCCATTGCTGTCCCGGTTTGACCCACTGGTAGGTGTGATTGTGCATATTGAGAAATTGCAGCATGGCCAAGGTCGGATCGGACTTGCGGAAAGTTCCGTCCTCCATCGCGTCCGTCAGCAGCGACCGCACGATGTTCTCGAATTCGTGACGCCGCTCGAGCATCCGAGTGAGATTCGCCCCGGTCAGCTGGCGGTAATCGTGTTCGTACACCCAGATATGGTCCAGGCGCTCGAAGATGAGATTCAGTAACTCCTCCGAGAGCAGGCGCAGCTTGATCGTCGGCGGCGCGGCCAGATCCTGGATCTTCGCGGCCACGGCCAGCAATGGGTCGAGCACCCGCTCCTGAATTTCGACGAGCAGGTTTTCCTTGGATTTGATGTAGTAGTACAGCGCGCCCTTGGCCAGACCGACCGTATCGCCGATCTCGGTGATCCCGGTCGCGGCGTAGCCCTTCTCCGCGAACAGCGCGGCGGCGGTATCGATGATCTCCTGCCGCTTGACCTCGTATCCCGGTCCATGTCCTGGTGGTCGAGCCATCTGATCCCTCGGGTCGTCGAAGTCGCGTGAGAGGGCAATTATACGCAGAGTCGAACAGTCGGTCGAAACTAGCGTGCTTCGGTGTGTCGCGCACGCCTGTCACGAGCGGGTGTCGAGCGTTTCGCGGATCGCGGCCTCGATACGCGCCTCATCGGGCAGCCAGATCTTCTCCAGCGCCGGAGTGTAAGGCGCGGGCGTCGCACCGGCGGTCACCCGGATCACCGGTGCGTCGAGGTGCCAAAACCCTTCCCGCACCGCGCGGGCCGCCAATTCCGCGCCGACGCCGAACTCCCCGACGGCCTGATGCACGACCACCAGCCGGTTCGTCTTCTGCAGCGAGGTCAGCACGGTGTCGAAATCCAGGGGACTGATGGTCCGCAGATCGATGACTTCGACCGAGATACCCTCGGCGGCAAGGCGATCGGCGACGGCGAGGCAGTCGTACATGGTCTTGGAGTAGGACACCACGGTCACGTCGGTGCCGGGCCGCCGCACGATCGCCTTGCCGAGCGGCACCAGGTGGTCGGCCGGCGGTTCGGCGCCTTTCATGCCGTAGAGCAGACGGTTCTCGATGAAGATCACCGGATTGGGATCCTGGATCGCGGCCCGCAGCAACCCGTAGGTGTCGGCCGGTGTCGACGGCATCACGACCGTCAGGCCCGGAATATGCGCGACCAACGCCTCCAGACTCTGCGAGTGTTGACTGCCCGAGGATTTGCCCGCGCCGAACTGGGTGCGAACGACCAGGGGCATCGTCACCGCGCCGCCGGTCATGAAGCGCAACTTCGCCGCCTGGTTCATCAACTGGTCCAAGCAGACGCCGATGAAGTCGAAGTACATCAACTCCACGACGGGACGATAGCCCGCCATCGCCGCGCCCACCGCGGTACCCATGATCGCGCTTTCCGAGATCGGCGTATCGCGGACGCGACCCGGGTACTGCTCGGCCAGACCACGGGTCAAACCGTAGACATTGCCGCCCTTTCCGACATCGATGCCCGCCAGGAAGACGGTCGGATCGTCCGCGAGTTCCTTGGTCAGAGCGTTCGTGACCGCGTGCATGATCTTCCACGAGCCCGCGGTCGGAGTCGCCGGTTCCGGTATGGCCGCACGCGGGGTTATGACGTAGTCCCCCGCCGTCTCCTCGGCGGGGTACGGCGCGGCGACGGCCTTCTCGATGGCGCTCTCGATCACGGCGTCGACCTCGCGCTCGATGGCTGCCAGGTGTTCGGCCAGACCCTGTCCGCGCATGGTGTCGCCGAGCACGGTCAGCGGGTCGCGTTCTTTCCACGCGGCGAGTTCCGCTGCGTCCCGGTAGCTTTCGGGATCCCCCTCGTAGTGTCCGTGCCAGCGGTACGTGCTGGCTTCGACGATCACCGGTCCCGCTCCGGCGCGCAGGCGATCGACGAGCGTGCGCTGCAACGTCGCCACCTGCACGACGTCGTTTCCGTCGACCTGGTGGAACTCGACACCGTAACCCGCCGCGCGTTCACGCAGCGTGGCCCGGTGCTGGTCGACCGCGGCGGAGAATTCTGAGTAGCCGTTGTTCTCGCAGAAGAAGATGACCGGCAGGTCCCAGACCGCGGCCAGGTTGACCGATTCGTGGAAGACGCCCTGTGCGACGGCGCCGTCACCGAAGAAGGCGACGACCACGCCGCCGCTGTCGCGCAACTGGGCGGCGGTACCGGCACCGACGGCGATGGGTAGTCCGGCGCCCACGATCCCGTTCGCGCCGAAGATCCCCTTGCGCGGATCCGCGATATGCATCGAACCGCCACGGCCCCGGCAGGTTCCGGTTTCCTTGCCCATCAGTTCGGCGAACATGCCTTCGACGTCCAGGCCCTTGGCGATGCAGTGACCGTGTCCGCGATGGGTCGAGGTCACCACGTCGCGGTCGTCGAGCGGCCAACACGCGCCGACCGCGGAAGCCTCCTGGCCGATGGACAGATGCAGGAACCCGGGTATCTGGGTCGCGCGATAGAGCCGAGCGGCGTGATCTTCGAACTTCCGGATCGTCAGCATTCTGCGATACAGCTCCGTCAGCGTCACCGCGCCGCCGATAGCCGTTGTGTCCGAGTTCGATTCAGTCATTGTCATAGGTCTCTGCCGATCGGTTCGTGGAGTCGCACTCGACCCGCCGGTTGACGTGGAGCATCGACTGTCAATATTATACCGGTTGTTCGAAAAAACAAGGCGTCGCGTCGGCGACGGATGCACAGGACGGACTCGACATGGACCTAGACCTGCCCGCCGAGGCAATCGAGCTGCAGAAGTTGTGCCGCGATTTCGCCGAGAAGGAGATCGAGCCGCACGCCGAGTCCTGGTCTGAGCAGGAGCGATTCCCCAGTGATGTCTTTCTGAAGATGGGCGAATTGGACCTCACCGGACTGCTGATTCCGCAGGAATACGGCGGCACCGACGCCGGGTACGTCTCCTACGTCGCGGCCATGGAGGCCATCGGCGCCGCCGACCAGTCCTTCGCCGCCGCGTGGAATGCCCATTCGACGATCGCCTCACTCCCCTTGGCTGCCTTCGGCACCGAGGAACAGAAACACAAATGGCTCACGCCGCTGGCGAAGGGCACCCACATCGGAGCCTTCGGACTGACCGAACCGACCGCGGGATCGGATGCCGCGGGCATTCGGACCACGGCCCGCCAGGACGGCGACGGCTGGGTCGTCAATGGCACGAAGATGTTCATCACCAATGCGGGCACCGTGATCAGCCTCGGGGTCACGATCCTCGCGGTGACCGGCACGAACGACGACGGCACCAAACGGTTCGGCACGTTCTATGTCCCGACCGGCACGCCGGGATATACCGTTAGCCAGCCACTGAAGAAGATCGGCTGGCACGCGATGGATACCCGCGAACTGGTCTTCGACAATTGCCGGATCCCGGCCGAGAACCTGATCGGCGAGGAGGGCAACGGCCTGCGGCAGTTCCTCGATGTACTCGACGGCGGCCGCATCAGCGTTGCCGCACTTGCGCTTTCGCTCGCCCAACAAGCCCTCGAACTCGCGGCCCAGCACGCCGGCCAGCGCGAGCAATTCGGCAAGCGCCTTTCGGCGTTCCAGGCGGTGCAGCACAAACTCGCCGATATGGCCACCGAGGTCGAGGCGGCGCGCAGTCTGGTCTACCGAGCCGCTTGGCTCGCCGACAATGGCCGGCCGTTCGGCCAGGCGGCGGCCATGGCGAAGTTGTACGCCTCCGAGGTGGCCAACCGGGCGGCCAGCGCCAGCGTCCAGATCCACGGCGGCTACGGCTACATCCGGGAATCGAAGATTTCGCGCTTCTACGCCGATGCCAAGATTCTCGAGATCGGCGAGGGCACCAACGAGATCCAGCGCAATGTGATCGCGCGGCAGGTAATCCGTTCGGCCGGAACATAATTCGATATCCCGGTCACGACTACCCGACGGTGGCCGACCTAGTCGGCATTCGAGTTCGCGAGGAAACGCTGCCAGACCGCATGGTCTGTGCGAGGTCCGCCGGGAGTGTCCGCACCGTATCGGGCGATCTCGGCCGCGATATCGAGCGGCACGGACGGCGCGGTCATTTCGCTCAAGGCCTGCTCGATCGCCGAGTCGGGCACCAGCCAGCACACCTCGAATTCGATGCCGTCGGGGTCGGCTCCGTATAGCGCCTTCGTGCAAGCGTGATCGGAGGCGCCGGTCAGCGCCCCGGCGGCCCGCAGCGCGTCCTGGACCCGCCGCAGTTCGCTCAGCGTATCCACCTCCCAGGCCAGGTGGTACAGACCGACCCGTCCGGTGCGGTGCGGCACGGCCGGATCGGGTGACTGGAACAGCCCCAGGTCATGGTCGTTGGCCGAATCCGCCGCCTGCAGGAACACCCCGCCAGGCATACCGCCGATCCGCCGGAATCCGAGGACCTCACCATAGAAAGCGGCCGAGCGCTCCACATCGGAGACGAACAGGACGGCATGGTTCAGTCGCTGAATAGGCATCGAAGCGGCTCCTTTTCGGTTGGTCTGCGCGTACGAGCCGATCACGACCGTGCGCCCGAGACAAGCGAGCGACCCGCTGGGCGGGCGATATCGGCGAACTTACGAACGGGCCGAGCGGTCGATCACCGCCCGGCCCGTATGTCGTTGTCTCCGATTACCTCCACTGGTGACCTATCACGGGAACGGTGAGAAGAAGCCGATCGCGGCACCGATGGCTGCGCCGATGGCGCATCCGACGATGGCTCCGACCAGGAAGAACCAGATCCCGATCAGAACGCCGACCGCACAGCCGATGGTGGCGCCGACGGCGATCGAAATCGGTCCCCAAGCCTGCTGCACGCCGGGCATATCCTGTGACGCGACAGCTTCTTGTGTCGGCCCGCTGACCGGTGTCAGGGTCAACTGCGTGCCGGAGCTGTCCAGCCACGGTGTCACCGCGAGATTCTGTCCGGTCTCCGCGCGCAGTGTCGTCGGGATGGTGCCGACCACCGCACCGTCGTTCGCGAGGACCGTGACCGCGTCGGGGGTGATGACGAATCTGCCGGAGGCGAGGGTCACCAGTGCGCTCGAGTGATCGGCCGCGAGGCTCGTCGTATAGGCGAGCGGGCCGTCCACACCGGTGACGTCGACATTCGCCAACGTCGCCTCGCCATGCGCTGTCACGGTGGCTATGCTGGTCGCCGCGACTGCCATGAACGCGGTTGCCATGAACTTGGTGATGAACATTTGACCTCCAAACATTGCCGGCACCTTGACATTCCCCCGACGAATGTTCTCCGGATAGGTACAATCATGCACCGATGAATTGAGCAATGTCGATGGGGTATTCGGTTACCAAATTACCGAATTGCTGTCTGTTTTCACCCCGGGGGAAATGCGTCTGAATCGGATTTCCCGTCGGTTCAAAGGCACCAGGTAGTTATTGTTTGAATCTGCCGGCGAATCCGCGGAGCGGGAGGTCGGCGCTGGTGAGGATGCCGGGGGGCGCGGCGACCACCGATCGGATCGAGTTGAGGGCGGGTAGTCCGGTGACGGTCATGCCGATGGATGCGAACGATGCCGGGTCCGACAGATCGGTGCCGCGTTTGGGGAGGATCATATGTTTGCTGTAGATGCTCGGGTCGCCGGTGATCTTGGTGATGTAGCAGCCTTTCACATTCCATTTCGGATCCGTGTGAGGTGTCATCTGCCATTCGAGGTGGGACTCGATCCTGGGTTCGCCGTCCACGATGCCCTGGTATTTGATGTAGTTCGCACCCAGCGAGCCTTTGGGCAGGACATACCAGCCGAGATCGACGTCTTCGGTGCATGCGCCTAGTTCGTAGGTGAAGGTGACGTCGTCGAGTTCGAGTCCGAAGCAGTCGGCCATCATGTACACCGAGTCGGCGAATACGCGGGTGAACTTTTCCAGTGATGCCGGGATGGCGGGATCGTCGACCGGGCGGCCGTAACCGACAGCTATCCAGGTCTCGGCCGAGTGATGGCAGGACACGTCGACGGATTCGATGACGGTGACATTCTCGATATCGGCGACGTCGCAGGAGTGGGTGATCCCGAGGATCTGGCACAGGCCGGGATTCATGCCGGTGCCGTAGAAGGTGGAGCCACCGCGCCGGCACGCCGCTTGCAGCACCTCGGTGACCTTTTTCCCCGAGGGGTGTGGGTGGTTCTGGTCGCGGTGGTGGCCGGTGATCCAGTCAGCGGTGGTCACGACATTGATACCGGCTTCGAGGACGCGTTCGTAGAGGGCTTCGTCGGGGAAGACCCCGTGGAAGGTCACGACATCCGGTTTCGCGGCGATGATCTCCTCGACCGTGCCGGTGGCCGCCACTCCGATCGGCGCCAGGCCCGCGATCTCACCCGCGTCGCGGCCGATCTTCTCCGGGGTGTAGCAGTGCAGTCCGATCAACTCGAGATCGGGGTGGTTGCCGAGGCGTTTGATCATCTCGGTACCGACATTGCCGGTCGCGACCTGAAATACGCGGATCTTCTGCTGGGTGTGCACGTCGGATATGGCCTTCCGTTATCGCAGCGTCGGGGTGATAGCTGGGTCGGGGTAGAACTG is part of the Nocardia sp. NBC_00565 genome and encodes:
- a CDS encoding VOC family protein, which produces MPIQRLNHAVLFVSDVERSAAFYGEVLGFRRIGGMPGGVFLQAADSANDHDLGLFQSPDPAVPHRTGRVGLYHLAWEVDTLSELRRVQDALRAAGALTGASDHACTKALYGADPDGIEFEVCWLVPDSAIEQALSEMTAPSVPLDIAAEIARYGADTPGGPRTDHAVWQRFLANSNAD
- a CDS encoding alpha-ketoacid dehydrogenase subunit alpha/beta, whose protein sequence is MTESNSDTTAIGGAVTLTELYRRMLTIRKFEDHAARLYRATQIPGFLHLSIGQEASAVGACWPLDDRDVVTSTHRGHGHCIAKGLDVEGMFAELMGKETGTCRGRGGSMHIADPRKGIFGANGIVGAGLPIAVGAGTAAQLRDSGGVVVAFFGDGAVAQGVFHESVNLAAVWDLPVIFFCENNGYSEFSAAVDQHRATLRERAAGYGVEFHQVDGNDVVQVATLQRTLVDRLRAGAGPVIVEASTYRWHGHYEGDPESYRDAAELAAWKERDPLTVLGDTMRGQGLAEHLAAIEREVDAVIESAIEKAVAAPYPAEETAGDYVITPRAAIPEPATPTAGSWKIMHAVTNALTKELADDPTVFLAGIDVGKGGNVYGLTRGLAEQYPGRVRDTPISESAIMGTAVGAAMAGYRPVVELMYFDFIGVCLDQLMNQAAKLRFMTGGAVTMPLVVRTQFGAGKSSGSQHSQSLEALVAHIPGLTVVMPSTPADTYGLLRAAIQDPNPVIFIENRLLYGMKGAEPPADHLVPLGKAIVRRPGTDVTVVSYSKTMYDCLAVADRLAAEGISVEVIDLRTISPLDFDTVLTSLQKTNRLVVVHQAVGEFGVGAELAARAVREGFWHLDAPVIRVTAGATPAPYTPALEKIWLPDEARIEAAIRETLDTRS
- a CDS encoding acyl-CoA dehydrogenase family protein, which translates into the protein MDLDLPAEAIELQKLCRDFAEKEIEPHAESWSEQERFPSDVFLKMGELDLTGLLIPQEYGGTDAGYVSYVAAMEAIGAADQSFAAAWNAHSTIASLPLAAFGTEEQKHKWLTPLAKGTHIGAFGLTEPTAGSDAAGIRTTARQDGDGWVVNGTKMFITNAGTVISLGVTILAVTGTNDDGTKRFGTFYVPTGTPGYTVSQPLKKIGWHAMDTRELVFDNCRIPAENLIGEEGNGLRQFLDVLDGGRISVAALALSLAQQALELAAQHAGQREQFGKRLSAFQAVQHKLADMATEVEAARSLVYRAAWLADNGRPFGQAAAMAKLYASEVANRAASASVQIHGGYGYIRESKISRFYADAKILEIGEGTNEIQRNVIARQVIRSAGT
- a CDS encoding TetR/AcrR family transcriptional regulator; the protein is MARPPGHGPGYEVKRQEIIDTAAALFAEKGYAATGITEIGDTVGLAKGALYYYIKSKENLLVEIQERVLDPLLAVAAKIQDLAAPPTIKLRLLSEELLNLIFERLDHIWVYEHDYRQLTGANLTRMLERRHEFENIVRSLLTDAMEDGTFRKSDPTLAMLQFLNMHNHTYQWVKPGQQWDAKFLSKTYCATLFNGFADGKCDLAALESAVEAYKI
- a CDS encoding NAD(P)H-dependent amine dehydrogenase family protein — its product is MIKRLGNHPDLELIGLHCYTPEKIGRDAGEIAGLAPIGVAATGTVEEIIAAKPDVVTFHGVFPDEALYERVLEAGINVVTTADWITGHHRDQNHPHPSGKKVTEVLQAACRRGGSTFYGTGMNPGLCQILGITHSCDVADIENVTVIESVDVSCHHSAETWIAVGYGRPVDDPAIPASLEKFTRVFADSVYMMADCFGLELDDVTFTYELGACTEDVDLGWYVLPKGSLGANYIKYQGIVDGEPRIESHLEWQMTPHTDPKWNVKGCYITKITGDPSIYSKHMILPKRGTDLSDPASFASIGMTVTGLPALNSIRSVVAAPPGILTSADLPLRGFAGRFKQ